The window ATGTTCGCTCTCGGCCTGGTCCAGAAGGCGCCTTGCTTCAACGGAGCCTGGTTCGTCGGAGCCAGCTCCCAGTACACGCACGCCTGCTACTCGGACATCCCGCACCTCTACCAGGGGCGTGGCTTCGCCGACGGGCTCGTGCCGTACTTCGACCGGCTCCCCGGGGACATGCAGTACCTGGAGTACCCGGTACTGACCGGTGTCTTCATGGAGGTCGCCTCCTGGCTCACCCCCGGCAGCGGCACCATCCAGTACCAGGAGCAGTGGTACTGGATGGTCAACGCCGGGATGCTCATGGTGTGCGCGTCGGTCATCGCCGTCTGCGTGACCCGTACGCATGCCCGGCGTCCCTGGGACGGGCTGCTGGTTGCCCTGGCGCCCGCCTTCGCGCTGACGGCGACCATCAACTGGGACCTGCTGGCGGTGGCTCTGACGGCCGCGGCGATGCTGATGTGGTCACGCGGCCGCTCCCTCGCCTTCGGCGTCCTGCTGGGGCTCGCCACGGCCGCCAAGCTCTATCCCTTCCTGATCCTCGGGCCGCTGCTGGTGCTGTGCTGGCGCGCGGGCAAGTGGCGTGCGTTCGGGACGGCTCTGGGGGGCGCGGTCGTCGCCTGGGCCGTGGTGAACGGGCCGGTGATGCTCTTCGCGTTCGACGGCTGGTCGAAGTTCTACACGTTCAGCCAGGAACGAGGCGTCGACTTCGGCTCCTTCTGGCTGATCATGGCCCAGAACTCGGACGACCCGCTCGGCATCGACACCGTCAACACGCTCGCCACGCTGCTGATGCTGGTGTGCTGCGCGGCTGTCGCGGCGCTCGCCCTGACCGCCCCGCGCCGCCCGCGGTTCGCCCAGCTCGCCTTCCTGATCGTCGCGGCGTTCATCCTCACCAACAAGGTCTACTCGCCGCAGTACGTCCTGTGGCTGGTGCCCCTGGCGGCCCTCGCCCGGCCGAAGTGGCGGGACTTCCTGATCTGGCAGACCTGCGAGGTGGCGTACTTTCTGGGGATCTGGCTCTACCTCGCGTACACGACCAGCGGAGACGCCCACAAGGGCCTGCCGACCGACGGCTACCACTGGGCCATCGCCCTGCATCTGCTGGGGACGCTGTATCTGTGCGCCATGATCGTGCGCGACATCTTCATGCCGGAGCGGGATCCGGTGCGCCGGTCCGGCGACGACGACCCCTCGGGTGGAGTGCTCGACGGAGCC of the Streptomyces koelreuteriae genome contains:
- a CDS encoding glycosyltransferase family 87 protein, whose product is MCGMPSAESTPASVHEPDPVRPTKEDEVAAAGSELIGGPLGRRALLGTSRWTPVRVIALVAIGMFALGLVQKAPCFNGAWFVGASSQYTHACYSDIPHLYQGRGFADGLVPYFDRLPGDMQYLEYPVLTGVFMEVASWLTPGSGTIQYQEQWYWMVNAGMLMVCASVIAVCVTRTHARRPWDGLLVALAPAFALTATINWDLLAVALTAAAMLMWSRGRSLAFGVLLGLATAAKLYPFLILGPLLVLCWRAGKWRAFGTALGGAVVAWAVVNGPVMLFAFDGWSKFYTFSQERGVDFGSFWLIMAQNSDDPLGIDTVNTLATLLMLVCCAAVAALALTAPRRPRFAQLAFLIVAAFILTNKVYSPQYVLWLVPLAALARPKWRDFLIWQTCEVAYFLGIWLYLAYTTSGDAHKGLPTDGYHWAIALHLLGTLYLCAMIVRDIFMPERDPVRRSGDDDPSGGVLDGAEDVFVLGRAARPARHTTARFDGAQVQWGKRDATGGSL